The region AAGCGACGTTCTCGATGAGCTCGGTCTTACCTTTGTCAACCAACCCGCTGAAAGTACAGCTGCTCCTGTCTTCATCAATGGTCGTACGGAGAACCTTGGCCCAAGGATTATCATGTGGGCGATGAAGGTGGTCGAGCAGGATGTCGTGCCGGTGGTTGAAGACGGACAGATTAGGAAATATTTGTACGCTAGGTCGCAGGCGGAGGAAGGCGGGGCTCAGAGTGTTGAAGGGTGGATGTACGAGCATGTGGCGGTGTAAGTAGGAAAGCTGGATATGAGTGCTGCTGTATGCTGGCCTTTATGTGCAGACAAGTTAGGCTGCATGTAGCTATGCACTATCGCGTTCACGAAATTCTCTCCGAAAAGCTCCTGAATACTTTCCTGTATCTCTCATTATCTTAGTTATGTGTGCATGTGCGTGATGCCTATGATCATGTGACTACATAGAGTATCGTTCGACCTTGTAATATAGTAACACTTTCTTTCCTGCAGATATCTTTTCCATCTTACCTTGTCTTTTCCAGCCTGGAAGCTTTCTCTTTACACTCTCCTTTACATGATACCAAGATTCTTGTGCTTCTATGCTCGGCTGTTTCTACTTTACAACTTTGAGTAGAACGCATCTCGATTGATAACGGCTTGATCTTAGGTCGCTTGTCGCAATCTTACTTACAACTCTGTAACGCTTCAGTAATGTGATTTTGGAAGTGCTTTTTGGGATATATTTGCTATCTTGGAACCACACAATTCAGTGTCCCTGCAGTCATTGGTGTATGTTGCAGTCAGTAATTAAGGGGAGCAGATAAATCGATTCGGCCCACTGCTCATAACCGCTGCGCTCAATGTGCTGCGCATCTTGGTTTTCTATCAATGCTTTCTCGTGTTTGCTATTCAATATCGGATATTTGCAGCCGGTCTGCCATGACCGTCTTGCTGCACCTACAGCTTAGGGAAGGGTCACGTTCCACTAATATACCAGCCATGTACGTATAAATCAAGCAAGCGCCAATTGAATTTTGGGGAACAGATGCAGACTATACTGCCGTGCATCGCAGCATTTTGTTGCTCGTCTCTTCAACTCAGACCACGTTCGGATCAAGGACTAGCTACGCAATAAATGAGACTTATTATACCTTCCGAGCAGACACTGAACATGTCTACTCTTGTTTTCATTGAAATTGTGCCGAGAAAGGCTGCCTTGTCCGCACTCGAACCCCGCTCTCTGCAACAGGCCTTCTCCTCACATGTTGGTCATGAAGTCGACGCAGTCTGGTCAAGAGAACTATGCAGTTTGGCGATGCCGAGTGTGCCAATTGACAGCGGACATATCTCGCAGCAAACCAGGGGCGGTGGCGAGATCGATACCCCTAATTAGTACACGGGAACGGGACCGATGCGACTAATCAACAGATGAAAGATTACAAAAAAACTTGGGAACCAAGCTGTCAACAACGAAGGATTAGTATTACAAACCAAATAGCACTGGCTGTGGCGACATAACCAAGTTTTTGCCAAAGGGCCGAACAGCGTCGGTCTTGTAGCGTCTCATCGGCCTTGGATGACTACGTCATAGCCACGCTTCACAAGAGCCACAACCACACTCAAGCCAAGAACTACGATCTATGCTCCACACAACGGCTATCTGCCAGTGCTAGCCCTACTGGTGGAGAGCGTTCCAGGCTGTTGGTCGCTTGGTCGCTTGCTCGTTCCGAACAAGTGAGCTCATAACACTGGGAATCTAGATGGCTGGCCGAATCCAACCGAGATTTCCTCATCGTTAACCGCAATGCAGTATGTAGCTGCACCTGCGTTACTACGCATCCAGCAGCACGCAGAAAGGCTTACAAAGACATCTACCTACTAATCGACTGACTGATTACAGACACAAGATGCGAATACTCATATGACTACAAGATGGCGTCCCGAGGTTGTTCGTTGTTTGATTATTCTTTCGCAAACCCGCCCCACTAAACGACGGCTTTCTAGTGGCGGTCCACGCACCGAATGTGTAAGGATACGTGATATACTAGATGCTAGATCCGGAGACCCTGTACATTATCAACATGCAACGTCATGGGCGAGAAAGTTTTCGAACACTGTGGATGTCGTTCAGGGTGGATGTATGAGTGATCTGAGCTGAGCTGTGGTCATATATAATAGAGCAAGTCGCAGCACTGTCTTTTCTTTCTATCATCAAAACCAAAATTTCACAGTTCTTTCCAATTGCAATTCCCCAGATAGTCCTTTGACTGCTACCACTACAACAACACATATTCACCTCACTACTACATAACCACCAAGATGCCTTCTTTCACCGTCTACAAGGGCTCCAAGGACAGCAAGATCGTCAAGGCGCAAACTACCAAGCCGGATCTCCAGAACGACCAAGTTCTCATCAAGGTCACCGCCTCCGGTCTCTGCGGCACAGATGAGCACTACAAGGGAGCTGACATGGCGCTCGGCCACGAGGGCGTCGGCATCGTCGAGGACATTGGTCCCAACGTGCAAGAACTGAAAAAGGGGGACAGAGTAGGCTGGGGTTACGAGCACAACAGCTGTGGACGTTGCGACAAGTGCCTCACAGGCCGCGAAACCTACTGCGAGGCTCGCGAGATGTACGGCGAGGCCAACCTGGACCAAGGCAGCTTCGCCTCACACGCCGTCTGGCGCGAGGCCTTCCTCTTCAAAGTGCCTGAAGAGCTATCCGATGCCGAAGCCGCGCCTCTCATGTGCGGTGGTGCCACCGTCTTCAACGCCCTCCACAGCTACAACGTCAAGCCCACGGACCGCGTCGGTGTAATGGGTGTTGGTGGTCTGGGCCATCTCGCCATTCAGTACGCGGCCAAGATGGGCTGCGACGTCGTCGTCTTCTCCGGGTCCGACAGCAAGAAAGAGGAGGCCATGTCTCTAGGCGCAAAGGAgttcgtcgccatgaaggGCAAGTCTGAAATTAGCGTTTCTCGAAAGGTCGACGCCCTCCTCGTTACTACCTCTGTTATGCCAGACTGGAAGATGATGCTGCCCGTTCTCAACGCAAACGCTACCATTTTCCCCATGACCGTCAGCTTCAACGACTTCTCCTTCCCCCACATGGCTTTGCTCTCCCAGGGCATTACTGTTCAGGGTAGTGTTGTCGCAGCACGAGCCGTTCACAGGAGCATGTTGGCTTTCTCGGCTCTGCACGGTATCAAGCCCATCCTCATGGAGTTCCCATTGAATGAGAAGGGTATTGAGGAGGCGATGAACACACTGAAGGATGGAAAGATGAGGTACCGTGGTGTGCTTAAGCCCGAGTAGATGGGGCTAAGCTGTAATGAAATGGGAGGATGTAATAAAGAAGTACTAGTGTAACGAATTTCAT is a window of Pyrenophora tritici-repentis strain M4 chromosome 2, whole genome shotgun sequence DNA encoding:
- a CDS encoding AdhP, Zn-dependent alcohol dehydrogenase, yielding MPSFTVYKGSKDSKIVKAQTTKPDLQNDQVLIKVTASGLCGTDEHYKGADMALGHEGVGIVEDIGPNVQELKKGDRVGWGYEHNSCGRCDKCLTGRETYCEAREMYGEANLDQGSFASHAVWREAFLFKVPEELSDAEAAPLMCGGATVFNALHSYNVKPTDRVGVMGVGGLGHLAIQYAAKMGCDVVVFSGSDSKKEEAMSLGAKEFVAMKGKSEISVSRKVDALLVTTSVMPDWKMMLPVLNANATIFPMTVSFNDFSFPHMALLSQGITVQGSVVAARAVHRSMLAFSALHGIKPILMEFPLNEKGIEEAMNTLKDGKMRYRGVLKPE